gggcaggggggcattTGGATGTGCCAGCCTGCTTTGGCTTCGATGTCACCCCAGAGGTAAAGACATCTTTATCTCAGCACCTTTGCTCCCCCCAGGGGAAAAAGGCTCAGCTTCCCGCTGAAAGGGGGGCAAGGATCTGGCCATTCTAAACGGGCATGggtcagccagcagcagccccggctCAGGGTGCAGTTTTAGCTCGAGATTTACCCCCGGTTTCCCCAAATCGCTCACCTCGCTTCAAAAACCAGCAGTTGACGGCAGCCAGGAGGAGGACGGAGGCAGCCGCCAGTCCCAGCCCGATTCCTAAGTCACGGTGGAGCAGGGGATCGGGAGCTTGGGGGAAGAGAAAGTGTTGGGGAAGAGGAAGCATCACGCggagaggaaggagaggtcAGGACGTGCCCTTAGAGGCGGCCAGATCCCAGCTGATGAACCTCCTCGTGTGTTGGTGTCACCAGCCCGGCATCCCTCGTCCCTCAGCATCCCTTGTCCCCCAGCATCCCTTGTCCCTTGGCATCCCTCCCCCCCCGGCATCCCTCCTTCCAATGCTGGGAGACACCgagtgtgcagggtgggggggatgACCGACCTGTGGGTGCTCGCTGGGTGCTGGACTCGCTgcctggggggaggaagggacagGGTGAGAGTCCAGCTCGCCTGGGAACTGCACAATGAAGCCACTGCGGGGACACAACAAGCACACCTGCCCCACCATCTTTGATGGTCGCGATAAATAAATAACTGCacggctggggctgggggttggcaccagcagcagcagcgctgcatGCGTGTTCCtgatgctggggcaggagaggagctggatGCTCGCCCAGCACTGGGTCGAGTTTCTCCGGCAGAAAAGGCTGGGATGAACTGCACACAGACCTCTAGCATCCCAAGCACCTGTGGACACGCCATAGGGAATTACCGCCCCCCCACCTTCCACTGGCATATCTGGGGTCCCATGGTGATGCTTGCTCATGTCCCAGCACCGTGTCTCACCTGTGACGGCCACCTGCCGGGGGACACTGAGGGCAGAGCTCCTCACCCAGTTCTTCTCATCCTTGTGCTGGTACCCACACGTGTACCACCCCGCACTCTCCAGGGTGACATTCAGCTCCATGACGTACATCAGCTGCCCCCAGTCAGCTCTCAGGCTGTACTTCTCCATCCCATCCTTGCAGAAGACAACTCGAGTGGCATCAGATTGCTGGTTAACGAAGCACCgtaacaaaaccaaatcccCCTCGTGAGTGCTGGAGGTGCTGAGTGAGAGGACCGGAGCCGGGAGGGTACCTGGAGAGATGGCACAGGGATGCCCCAGCAGCGTTCCTGGAGCCTCCTCCCCAGGCTCCACGCACGGGGGGTAAACCCCCTCTCCCGCCCCGTGCCAACCCCcctttccccatcccagccccatcACCTGGGATGATGCAGATGCTCTGGACGCTCGCGCTGGCTCCTGTGGCCTGGGGGAGGAGACGGGCTGGGTTAGAGGGGCAGTGACCCAGCTCACCCACGCgcctctgcagcccctcagccccctgGCTTCCCACCGCCCCGCACCCCCTGCCTTGGCTTGGCTGCGCTGGCTGGGATCCCTGGCGCCCTGAAGCGCTCTGGCACCCACCGACACCGATGGATGCTCCCATCCATGGGGATGTACAGAAAATGTGCTGCGTGCCCATGGCAGAGCGCCGGCTGCAGGACCCAACGATCCCCCTCCCCTCACCAGAGCACCCCTCCCCCtcacacccccctccccagcttcccgTGCCCAGCACCCGTCCATGCTGCCtcgctccccagccccccaacaAAACCCTCCCCaacccacccagcagcagcagcagcacagcagggccagcaggagACAGCCCAATgcatccccccagccccagcattTCTCG
The Falco peregrinus isolate bFalPer1 chromosome 6, bFalPer1.pri, whole genome shotgun sequence genome window above contains:
- the LOC129784736 gene encoding uncharacterized protein LOC129784736 isoform X1, whose translation is MEKYSLRADWGQLMYVMELNVTLESAGWYTCGYQHKDEKNWVRSSALSVPRQVAVTGSESSTQRAPTAPDPLLHRDLGIGLGLAAASVLLLAAVNCWFLKRVGCGERCRRQDTESETFSPSSRPGSGEFPATRLKQATTMKYSPLVQAMNTTSTYATVTRSSGQPR
- the LOC129784736 gene encoding uncharacterized protein LOC129784736 isoform X5 — its product is MEKYSLRADWGQLMYVMELNVTLESAGWYTCGYQHKDEKNWVRSSALSVPRQVAVTGSESSTQRAPTAPDPLLHRDLGIGLGLAAASVLLLAAVNCWFLKRGSGEFPATRLKQATTMKYSTSALPTLGVTGLSCRR
- the LOC129784736 gene encoding uncharacterized protein LOC129784736 isoform X4 translates to MEKYSLRADWGQLMYVMELNVTLESAGWYTCGYQHKDEKNWVRSSALSVPRQVAVTGSESSTQRAPTAPDPLLHRDLGIGLGLAAASVLLLAAVNCWFLKRGSGEFPATRLKQATTMKYSPLVQAMNTTSTYATVTRSSGQPR
- the LOC129784736 gene encoding uncharacterized protein LOC129784736 isoform X2 produces the protein MEKYSLRADWGQLMYVMELNVTLESAGWYTCGYQHKDEKNWVRSSALSVPRQVAVTGSESSTQRAPTAPDPLLHRDLGIGLGLAAASVLLLAAVNCWFLKRVGCGERCRRQRRVPSHEAEASNDNEIQYVSVAYIGRHRPLVQAMNTTSTYATVTRSSGQPR
- the LOC129784736 gene encoding uncharacterized protein LOC129784736 isoform X3; amino-acid sequence: MEKYSLRADWGQLMYVMELNVTLESAGWYTCGYQHKDEKNWVRSSALSVPRQVAVTGSESSTQRAPTAPDPLLHRDLGIGLGLAAASVLLLAAVNCWFLKRVGCGERCRRQDTESETFSPSSRPGSGEFPATRLKQATTMKYSTSALPTLGVTGLSCRR